In the Nicotiana tabacum cultivar K326 chromosome 16, ASM71507v2, whole genome shotgun sequence genome, one interval contains:
- the LOC142170428 gene encoding uncharacterized protein LOC142170428, with amino-acid sequence MPIERLAKWQILLTKFDIVNVTRTTIKVQALADHLAESPVDNEYQPLNTYFPDEEVNSAEVISEDTNAWKMFFDGAVNAKSVGIGAILISPIGQHYPAPARLQFFSTNNTVEYEAYIMRMNMAIDQDVEELLIMGDSNFIIRQTQGEWETRDIKLILYMQHVEDLSKRFKSVEFRYIPHFHNELTYAVATLASMLPYPGNLHIDPLEIQIQERHGYCNTVEAKSDVRPWYHDIMRFLETKEYPDQANGDQKRTIRRFASDFFLSGEVLYKRTPDLNLLRYVDAEEARRIMYEVHAGVCGPHMNGYVLEKKIL; translated from the coding sequence ATGCCCATAgagaggttagcaaaatggcagatactgCTCACTAAATTTGACATAGTCAATGTCACCCGCACGACAATAAAAGTTCAGGCTCTAGCAGATCACCTAGCTGAAAGCCCTGTTGATAACGAATATCAGCCCTTGAATACATACTTCCCGGACGAGGAGGTGAATTCAGCTGAGGTAATAtcagaagacaccaatgcttggaaaatgttcttcgatggagctgtgaACGCAAAAAGtgtcgggattggggcaattttgatctcacccatTGGTCAACACTATCCAGCCCCAGCTCGGCTTCAGTTTTTCAGCACAAACAATACTGTCGAGTATGAAGCCTACATTATGCGTATGAatatggcaatcgaccaagatgttgAAGAACTATTGATCATGGGAGATTCGAACTTTATTATCCGACAAactcagggtgaatgggaaacccGGGATATCAAGCTTATTCTATATATGCAACATGTGGAGGATCTTAGTAAACGGTTCAAGTcagtcgagttcaggtacattcctcatTTTCACAATGAGTTGACTTATGCAGTtgctactttggcgtcaatgttgccaTATCCAGGCAATCTCCACATTGACCCGttggaaatccaaatccaagaaaggcacggttactgcaatacggTTGAGGCAAAATCGGATGTTcggccatggtatcatgatatcatgAGATTTCTAGAAACTAAAGAATATCCCGATCAAGCcaatggagaccaaaagagaactattagacGATTTGCAAGCGATTTCTTCTTGAGCGGTgaggtcttgtacaaaaggactccagatctcaacttgttaagatatGTTGATGCCGAAGAGGCCAgaagaatcatgtatgaagtgCACGCAGGAGTGTGTGGACCCCATATGAATGGGTATGTTTTGGAAAAGAAGATCCTTTGA
- the LOC142170429 gene encoding uncharacterized protein LOC142170429: MVLLRQQTRTSKRFLRKMIQSSKQWYEKLSFALLGYRTTVCTSVGATPYLLVYGTEVVIPTEVEIPSLRIIVETEIEDSEWVKSRLEQLTLIDEKRMDAVCHRQLYQQRLAHAYNKKVRPRNFEVWQFVLRRILPHHQEAKGKFAHN, translated from the coding sequence ATGGTGTTGTTGaggcagcaaacaagaacatcaaaaagatttttgagaaagatgatccaAAGTTCCAAGCAATGGTATGAAAAGTTgtcatttgcattattgggataccgcactactgtgtGCACATCAGTTGGAGCGACcccgtatcttttggtttatggcactgaagtcgTGATACccacagaagttgaaatcccttctcttcggatcattgttgaaactGAGATTGAGGATAGTGAGTGGGTCAAAtcccgtttggaacagttaaccCTGATCGATGAAAAACGAATGGACGCAGTCTGCCAcaggcagttgtatcaacaaagattGGCCcatgcttacaacaagaaagtgcggcctaggaaCTTTGAAGTATGGCAATTCGTTTTGAGGCGTATTCTCCCTCaccaccaggaagcaaaaggaaagttcgctcaTAACTAG